The Methylomusa anaerophila genome has a segment encoding these proteins:
- a CDS encoding MutS-related protein, with the protein MNTLFNAMALGDKFLFEVARKVVLSSMSDLDAILYRQSILKDCLKNSLIVKDMYNIAVESIEIEKKHYLSFFSFKYPSSILHRSIGLLQLFVGILKKLRGIADSHADKFESEGFIRFFAMLQKELTDEYFLHIQEHLKELKFREGVLISGELGKGNKGLHYLLHKVQDKKQSWIERLFNRKTPDYTVYIHERDEAGARALGELKDRGINTVANALAQSADHVLDFFTMLRTELAFYVGCLNLQETLVQKGEPIAFPLPVAANARKSSFKGLYDVCLSLTIEGKVVGNDVNADDKDLVMITGANQGGKSIFLRAIGLSQLMMQCGMFAPAEAFCANVCNGLFTHYKREEDTSMKSGKLDEELRRMSDIIDNISENSMILFNESFAATNEREGSEIARQIIYALLEKHIKVFFVTHLYELAHGLYEQRLESATFLRAERQADGSRTFKLTEGEPLQTSFGKDLYNRIFSNAG; encoded by the coding sequence TTGAATACGTTGTTTAACGCCATGGCGCTCGGTGATAAGTTCCTGTTTGAAGTGGCCAGGAAAGTTGTTTTGTCTAGTATGAGTGACCTGGACGCAATACTTTATCGCCAAAGTATTCTTAAAGATTGCCTGAAAAACTCTTTAATTGTTAAAGATATGTACAACATCGCAGTAGAATCCATTGAAATCGAGAAAAAGCATTATCTTAGTTTTTTTTCATTTAAATATCCATCATCAATATTGCATAGATCGATAGGACTGTTGCAACTGTTCGTCGGCATACTTAAGAAACTAAGGGGTATTGCCGATAGTCATGCCGATAAATTTGAGTCTGAGGGGTTTATTAGGTTTTTTGCAATGCTTCAAAAGGAACTTACTGACGAATATTTCCTTCACATCCAAGAGCATTTGAAGGAATTAAAATTTCGTGAGGGAGTTCTGATCAGCGGCGAATTAGGAAAAGGGAATAAAGGTCTACATTATCTACTTCATAAGGTACAAGATAAAAAACAGAGTTGGATTGAACGGTTATTTAACAGAAAGACGCCTGATTACACCGTTTATATTCATGAGCGCGATGAAGCTGGTGCAAGAGCCCTAGGGGAATTAAAAGACCGAGGGATTAACACAGTAGCCAACGCCCTAGCTCAGTCCGCCGATCATGTTCTCGATTTTTTCACCATGCTGCGGACGGAGTTAGCCTTCTATGTTGGTTGTTTGAATTTGCAGGAAACACTTGTTCAAAAGGGGGAGCCGATAGCCTTTCCCCTGCCCGTGGCTGCCAACGCACGTAAGTCTTCTTTTAAGGGCTTGTACGACGTCTGTCTTTCGTTGACTATAGAAGGGAAAGTTGTGGGCAATGATGTGAATGCTGATGATAAAGATCTCGTGATGATCACTGGCGCCAACCAAGGTGGTAAATCGATCTTTTTACGGGCTATAGGCTTGTCCCAATTGATGATGCAATGCGGTATGTTTGCTCCGGCGGAAGCCTTTTGCGCCAATGTCTGCAACGGTCTTTTCACGCATTACAAGCGGGAAGAAGACACTTCCATGAAAAGCGGGAAACTGGATGAGGAACTCAGGCGGATGAGTGATATTATAGACAACATCTCCGAGAACTCCATGATACTGTTTAACGAATCGTTTGCTGCGACGAACGAGCGGGAAGGTTCTGAAATAGCCCGGCAGATTATTTACGCATTGCTCGAAAAACACATTAAGGTTTTCTTTGTGACGCATTTATATGAATTAGCGCATGGACTCTATGAGCAAAGGCTGGAAAGCGCAACTTTTCTGCGGGCTGAGCGGCAAGCCGACGGAAGCCGGACTTTTAAACTGACCGAAGGCGAACCCTTGCAAACTAGTTTTGGCAAAGATTTATATAACAGGATATTCAGTAATGCCGGATAG